One Panicum virgatum strain AP13 chromosome 9K, P.virgatum_v5, whole genome shotgun sequence genomic region harbors:
- the LOC120650238 gene encoding uncharacterized protein LOC120650238, protein MAATPSPCRALLVLALAVTSLAQLAAGDTNGVYEPCSDAWIQRGDGFTFGIVFAGYNAFFSGNTQLSPCDRRLNLASSGQLAVFRPKVDEISLLTINTTTGFNPASAGGFMVAFAGRKYAARSAPIFVSNTSVTVSSFTLVLEFKKGRLQNLHWKKDGCGACTGKSNFVCLGKQTCAIRTQSCKTQGPVDCSIGIQLAFSGTDKHESVLNSWYEVSNLRQYSLYGLYSNLKDTLTGQFNKFF, encoded by the exons atggccgccacccCTTCGCCTTGCCGGGCGCTTCTCGTCCTAGCGCTGGCCGTCACCAGCCTCGCGCAGCTGGCGGCGGGGGACACGAACGGCGTCTACGAGCCGTGCAGCGACGCCTGGATCCAGCGCGGGGACGGCTTCACCTTCGGGATCGTCTTCGCGGGCTACAACGCCTTCTTCTCCGGAAACACGCAGCTCTCCCCCTGCGACCGCCGCCTCAACCTCGCCTCGTCCGGGCAGCTCGCTGTCTTCCGCCCCAAGGTCGACGAGATCTCCCTCCTCACCATCAACACCACCACAGGATTCAACCCG GCTTCGGCTGGTGGATTCATGGTAGCATTTGCTGGTAGGAAGTATGCAGCCAGATCTGCTCCAATATTTGTCTCCAACACCTCGGTTACGGTGTCCAGCTTCACCCTG GTACTTGAGTTCAAGAAAGGAAGACTTCAAAACTTGCACTGGAAGAAGGATGGTTGTGGTGCTTGTACAGGCAAGTCGAACTTTGTTTGCCTCGGGAAACAAACTTGTGCTATCAGAACACAAAGCTGCAAGACCCAAGGGCCTGTCGACTGcagcatcggcatccagctgGCTTTCTCAGGCACTGACAAGCACGAGTCGGTTCTGAACTCATGGTACGAGGTGTCCAACCTGCGGCAATACTCCCTTTACGGGCTCTACTCCAACCTCAAGGACACCCTGACCGGCCAGTTCAACAAGTTCTTCTAG